The window caaagggtgtttgtggttggccaaactgaaccaggatttccagggcaggaATCTTAACAacgtttgtgtttgttcttatcatttccggttaggtaggtgaaatattaggctaatatcttaattaatactgctcatacgtgTCTTCACCACATAGTAAGTTGTTTAGTTTATCGATATcacaccctttcctgcttacaaaGACATTTATATAGGTTTGGAAACACTTCAGCTAGCAGCGTTGTGTATTTGGTGATGCAAAATTAGAGAGGGAAACAAGCTTATATTATTTTTACCAACAGTGACAATGGAAGAATCATTACCTGTACAGCTGAAGATGCAGAAAATGTTTGAAGCCAGACAACAAAGACTAAAAAGAGCGTAAACAAAGGTATAGCATGACGGAGAACATCTTGACTAGCGATGCCCAAGCTGCTTATTTCTGGTTAGATGGGTAAGAGAATTATGTATTGAGTAAACCGCTATGTAAAAATAGTATCAATGTTAGTTAAGTCAAACTGAGAGGATAATGCTAATCGACGTCAATACATGAGGATACTTCATCTAACAGTATTGTGTGGCCAGACAGGTTATTCCGGTGGTACACCAAATTCTGTGACCATTGTATTTTGTGAGTCCAGTTCGAAGGGTGCATATATGTTCCATTCAAAGTGCATTAAAgtgtgcgagacgtaaattttaattttaattatttacagaGCTATATTATGACACACTTCTCTAGTTAGTTTCGTGTAAGACGCCGCAGGTCATAGCGCAGCGCAAATCCGTGAATTAATGTTCTGAAGTTAagaaaacttgcagttctgaaatCAATGATATTGTGAAAGCACTACACCAAATAACttttaatggacttaaatggaaCAAATACAAGAAATATGAATCAGTGGTTGCTTTATGAACACGGAGAGTGATCGTACAGGGCTCcacagtgcaaccatttcactcgcatttgcgactgaaaattactgcttcaaaggtttctacgtgttgtTGCAactttgagtaatgtatcacggacatatctcacgaatcctttcataaaacaaagtgtagagagagtgtaaataagagattgattgtgcagtaaaGAGAGCGTCGTTGTTTATGATGGAACTTTGATATTGCGAACCAACCGTGACATTTAATCATTTTTAGGgcagtttgtaaatgagatattgatttaatacagcagttaaacaagttattaagtgacttacattgactaCTACAACACTAcagcctgattttgctctatttcgtcgtcaaaagtagtctgaaacaagtcacaactgagccgctgctcatctccattcaaacaactatgtttcatttatgaatgaacgtgcgtttttaaacaaatctagtgaaatgattcaatttcccattcatcaAGAGAGTCGCTTGCtttattttgaatgaatcagctgttcgaacgaatcatatgaatgatatgattcagtaattaaatcactgtcttgccgccacctgctggcagatcttttcagttatttaaatctttaatatttctgtatacaatattttatatttaaaacattaatctcaacatgaatttgattgcactcatgccacctctgagcctcattaaacacatgaaaaagtaaaaacaaaattcccctgtaaatcactttgggTAAAATTTCACCTCGTAATGGGAAagctaatttttatatatttttttattattgtttaaaatgtgctcctgaaattttgactgtgctcacAAGTGCTCCTAACAAGAAAAGCAAGCATAGAGCCCTGCCGTAATGAGCTGAATCAAGCATAACATTCCCAAACATGTTTTGTATGTTATTCACAGCATGAGCACTTACACATTTAAGTGGATCAGGGATTCTGTTATAACTaataaatacaaatgacaaaaccaGATTTTGGTCAAGAAGTTTATTTTCATTGAACTGCTTTcaccactgtgtttttttttttaaactgaaaagCATAAAATTGCGATTCATTGTAGATCCGGTTTGCACTTCGGGCATGAGAGTAGATATGGCAGTTCATAACACAGTAGGTGTTCTCCAATCTAATGTGTTTTTAActgtttaatataaattttaacaTCTATCTCCACTATTACCCAGTCTCTACTGTAGTGTCTGTGTCCCTAAATCCCAGAATGCCGTGCGTTGCTGACGTCATGTTCCCATTCTCTATTGTCAGGTTAATAACACCCGTGCTCTTGATGTTCTTTTAGAAACCATGACACACATATGGACTATATGCATATACATTTATTGAAAACTTTAGAAAACAAAGTAACAAAAGTGTGTCCATGGGTCCTGACTCGTATTATTCTGACTACTTATACAGGTGCAAATTTACAGCATCTGTGATCATTTTGAGGATGTAAATCACTGCATCTGAATGCCAATCCTGGTCGGTATTATTAATACACATTGGTGCACCTCTCTATTTTGGTTCACAGTTAAAAGATCAGGGTAACATACATTTTTGTACATTGCAGCacctaataattttttaaaactcAAAATATAGGGACAAATTGCCAGAGGGTGAGTTTAAGCACGTGGCAATAAGACTGTTAGGTCACAGCACACTCGGAAATGACGGAAGCAATATGCACatataaaaatattcaaaaatatatGTGTGCTGGTGTGCTTGAGTCCGTCCTAAGATCTTCTTGTCCACAGTCTATATTTGTAAAATACAGCAAGTTGAGTCAGTCGGCTGAGTCGAATCATGGTTCTTTCCCCGGGGTCTAAAAATTGGACCATAATAATGAGATTAATATACAGCCATATTAACAGgttaacatatatgtgaccctggatcacaaaaatagctttaaaggtgccatagaatgcattgagagaatattttaaattgttctctgatatctacatagaaggtatttggcataggaaagggcaaaaaatctccagaaatggttttacaggtccatttacaaccctaggatttgcccctagaatcaAATACTCTTTGATTCTAGGGGCAAAgaatcatgaatattaatgagctcctctctgattggctgtttcacagagctcaatagctcacacatggataaaaataatttaattaggagctctagccgcttttaatatgcagtttgtcgaatcgcggatattttagtgtgattactgtgatcgcatgtgctctgtgtaaagttacaatacagagggagtgcttcttaccacacaagatGAGCTGCTCatcagtgattctccagatctgtaaatcattcgccatcatcaacgcagttatttctccatcattcaccatcatcagcgcagtcatctctctgtttatgtggtaagtgaaatcctatgtatagcaatgtaacaggctagcgctagcattaagctaaccgtgtcccttcaatggattgccttgtttaactgatgtgctgacgttagtgatgattgggcgatgcaaatgttggaggtgtaactattaacgatcccggggatgttgcgtaacagtcggtgttatgttggaccTATTTtttggtggtcttttgcaaatactagatttatataaggaggaggaaacgatggtgtttgagactcatggtatgtcatgtccatgtactgaactgttattatttaactatgccaaggtaaattcagttttccattctatggcacctttaaacagcACAGGTttgatacattgtatgggtcaaaatgatcgatttttcttttatgccaaaaaccactaggatattgagtaaagatcatgttccatgaaaaatttaaaaaacttcttagcataaatatatcaaaacttaattattgattagtaatatgcattgctacgaacttcatttggactacttttTCGAACAAGcggttttcttaatatttagatttttttgcacccttaaattccagattttcaaatagttgtatctcggccaaatattgtcctatcctaacaatcatacatcaatggaaagcttatttattcagctttcagataaagtaaaataaaaaaaaagacccttatgattggttttgtggtccagtgtcacttATTTTGTAAGTATATCTGTGTTAGACTCACCCCTGTTTTAGGTCGATGTTGGTTTTGTGTCCTTTAGGCTTGAACATCCTCCAGCTCAGGAGGCATAGGAGATTTTGGGTGTTTGctttcaaaatgctgtttaaatgtctTGGGATCTGGCATCTGTGTCTATACAAGCAATAACAACATTTCTTAAGAAAGTACGATAAGTTTGGGGTACAGTGGTACCTCAGAGAAGTTTGGGTACAGTGGCTCAAATTAGTGACCTGTAACTTAGTTCACAAATTTCTCACCCTGCAAACAGGACACGTGTGAACCAGTGCAGCTTTGGCTGCAGTCTTCTGATCTGCTCCTTGGGCTTTCTTCTTCTCAGCTGCTTTCTTTGCGTTCTTTTGCTGAGACTGGATCTTCTGCTGCCCACGAGCCATGGCCTTCTCTGAAACACATGCATCAGGCACATTACGTTAACTCACTCAAGAAGTCAGTCTCACTCACTTTTCATTGTGTCTTTCATTTCATAAAGTGAATATTGCCAGACTGATGTAAGTCATAAAGGTTTGAAACAACAATGTAGAGGAGTAACTGAtgaccattttcatttttgggttaagcATTCCTTTCAAATACGCCAAAAAGCTATAACTAACGTTATCTGTTACACAAGTTAAATATATAGAACAGTCTGACGACAGGGTTGATCATAAAATAAGCCACCATACCGATAAAAAACGGTTAAAAATGCTACATACATGTAGAATTAATGTAAAATACGCGTTCAGAGACGTATAAATCACAAGAAGcgtataaaaacaaaaatcataatATAGAAACCGCGAAGATCACATTAGCTACTTAGCTCATCCGCCTTATTCAAAACTGATCTGAACCGTGTAGTGGCGATGTACAAAACGGCCTAGATTAAAAATAAGACCAATATTAACCATAAACACCTTTAAAACCAACAAACGTGGTATTTATACGGTGAAATGTGGTAGATTTATCAATGTTTAGAGACAATACCTCGGCGTTAAGACACGGTAGGAAGTGAAGCTCGACTGACACGATTCAGCAGTTTCCGTCGGGAGTCCTTACATAATAAAGGTCCTGATGATGATTTAATTCAAAGATAAAGTCTTTGTTTGAATTTTAGTTGATTGAGTCCTGTCGTACatacaattattttttacatacaatttatttattttatataataataaataacatttttttaaatgtatgtacgACTTTGTTTTGAAGTTGTTTTGGAGTATTCCCAAATAAAAAAGAACGAGGCAAATAAATGTTGTAATATGTTAGTCTATGTATGGCTGCTCTATTTCAGTATAGTGATGGAAGAAACGGAGCTGTCTAAATCTGTGAATCAAAAGAATCAATTAATTCGTGAACTATTAACTATTTTAAAGCGCTCGAAACACTACGCGCTGAGGCCATCTGCTGGTCACATTCATGTTAATGCAAAGGACAGACTCGAAACCTCGAAACAAAGCAACTAACACAATGCTAAGAAATTTCTGCAACATTttgtatttacatatttaaatatatgtgaccctggaccacaaaaccagtcataagtagccaggtatatttgtagcaatagtcaaaaaatacattgtattggttaaaatgttcatttgttcttttatgccaaaaatcattcggatattaagtaaagatcatgttccatgaagatattttgtaaatttcctaccgtaaataaatcaatacataattttagattagtaatatgctatgctaagaacttaatatggacaactttaaaggcgattttctcaatatttcgttttatttgtttatttttgcaccctcacgtTCCAGATCTCGAACAAAtaatgtcctaacaaaccataaataaatgaaaagctttttttttcagctttcagatgatgtataaatctaaatttaaaaaaaagactttttcccccagtttcacagacaaggcttaatgtaagtctgagctgtttcagctgaaagaagcttgcactgactgatcttaaattatatcagtgcctttgttttgtctcaagaagcTCTCCAGTAATgtgtttttctaagcatgtttataaaaattacttaaatgtcctaattgaactatgggctaatcctggcttagtctaaaccctgtctgtgaaacctggcctttgactgtttttgtggtccacggtcacattttttttttaaatacagttagTGTTCAAGCCAATACATTAGTCGTACTATTATtgtttcaaataattgtattactCAGAAACGTACGAAACGATTAAATGTTTTGATACGGAAGGTGTGATCTGTTATATTTTCAGTTTGtacacttttattttgacgagtGTGTTCCCAAAAAGTTCGCGGAAGTTGTTTTGGTGTACTTCCGtggcaaaaaacaaaaatggcaGAACGAGGATACAGTTTTTCTCTCACAACATTTAggtaattctgtcatttattgaTTGATAGGTGGCTGTAATATTTCATTATGCATTTCTTGTTGTATGCGTTCAGTAAAAATAGTTATGTTTTGTTCAACATGTGTGTTACACCTACTTTACTGTATGTCACATCAGAGATGCAGTGTCACGATGTTAGCTACTATGGATCTTTATGACTTTTGTTCAGTTATCTATTTTagtgctttgtttgtttgttttttatttaagttatttattcctttgtttattttgttatcccGAATGATTGGTTACTGTCATGTTTTACTACAGATTTAGTTTAATTCTCTTTGTGGCGaataattatctttttttattcatttatctttTGTGGTTTGTACTATATTCAGTGACATAATATAAAAAGCATGTATGAAGCTTTTGTTCAAGCTGATAATCTGAGTTTGGAATTATTGAAATCATTAATATGAAATCTGAAATCTGTATTGGTGGAAAAGTTATACATTCATTTTAAGCTTAGAGACATTTTAGATGTTCTCATACTAATGcttttttgttttaaacacaGCCCTTCTGGCAAACTGGTGCAGATTGAATATGCTCTGGCCGCTGTAGCAGCTGGTGCTCCATCTGTAGGAATCAAAGGTATGTTTATGTAGATTATTACATTATAAACTTTACAAACTTCACTGTGACTTTACACAGTGGATACAGAAATGTATTTACACAGCAATCACAACTATATATTTGGGTTTAAACTATGTGAGCATACAGTTTCTCCATAGGTATGCTGCACTTCAATTGTAAATTTGTTTTGAAggactttttgtcatttttgcagcATCAAATGGAGTTGTACTTGCAACTGAGAAGAAACAGAAGTCCATACTGTACGATGAACAGAGTGTGCACAAAGTTGAGCCAATAACCAAACACATTGGCATGGTGTACAGTGGAATGGGTCCCGACTACAGGTAAGAAATTACAgtgcagtgtttatttaaaatggatAATTGATTTGTTCTAAAACGAAACACTTAAATAAGCCCTTCTTCTGTGAAACATTGAAGAAGAtgcagtggtgtgaaaaagtgttggccccctttccgttttttttttttttttttttttgcatgtttgcaaGTAAACGGAATGAAATGAAGGggtttttatgaagggaaaacaaaatccaaacccacatggccctgtgtaaaaagtgtgaaaaagtctgctgtctaccaaaaatcctgaaggacaaagtccggccatctgttcgtgacctcaagctgaagcgaacttgggttctgcagcaggacaatgatccaaaacatacCAGCAAATCAACCTCTGAATGgctaaagaaaacaaaatgaagactttgaagtggcctagtcaaagtcctgacctgaatcctattgagatgc of the Garra rufa chromosome 17, GarRuf1.0, whole genome shotgun sequence genome contains:
- the LOC141289989 gene encoding zinc finger protein 706, which codes for MARGQQKIQSQQKNAKKAAEKKKAQGADQKTAAKAALVHTCPVCRTQMPDPKTFKQHFESKHPKSPMPPELEDVQA